A single window of Silurus meridionalis isolate SWU-2019-XX chromosome 11, ASM1480568v1, whole genome shotgun sequence DNA harbors:
- the LOC124393120 gene encoding mucin-12-like isoform X39, translating into MWCCKRLWLLLIALVHILDVRALGVWNRRPAQDWYSVDVKMGLDQTQGSSFLPDGGHNSTARRDESKANAGALQNSVVSHAGLSSSDALGTGFSGQSENIFNTIQGFQTQNVGLCAQSTSDQDVPTPEIQTSHGVQSFGMSNHQGLPSPCGGSQTGPAFIVTQQTSENAMSSGSMLGTSSFTNGYQTQGLTGYGLFQGLVSQFGSSQTQPGTNQLSFAPASTVTQQVTDSATTGGSSSFSIPSSPSGSQSPSAYWLSLGLSSPYGGFQTQPGTNQLGSVPASTVTQQVTDSATTGGSPSGSQSSTGYGLFQGLVSQFGSSQTQPGTNQLSSAPASTVTQQVTDSATTGGSPSGSQSSTGYGLFQGLVSQFGSSQTQPGTNQLSSAPASTVTQQVTDSATTGGSPSGSQSSTGYGLFQGLVSQFGSSQTQPGTNQLSSAPASTVTQQVTDSATTGGSSSFSIPSSPSGSQSPSAYWLSLGLSSPYGGFQTQPGTNQLSFAPASTVTQQVTDSATTGGSPSGSQSPSAYWLSLGLSSPYGGFQTQPGTNQLSSAPASTVTQQVTDSATTGGSPSGSQSSTGYGLFQGLVSQFGSSQTQPGTNQLSSAPASTVTQQVTDSATTGGSSSFSIPSSPSGSQSPSAYWLSLGLSSPYVGFQTQPGTNQLGSVPASTVTQQVTDSAPTGGSPSGSQSSTGYGLFQGLVSQFGSSQTQPGTNQLSSAPALTVTQQSAETGPSISPPVSVSSSLSGSQSPSAYWLSLGLSSPYGGFQTQPGTNQLASVPASTVTQQVTDSATTGGSSSFSISSSPSGSQSSTGYGLFQGLVNQFGSTQTQPGTNQLSSAPASTVTQQSAETGPSISPPVSLSSSLSGSHSPSAYWLSLGLSSPYGGFQTQPGTNQLSSAPASTVTQQVTDSATTGGSPSGSQSSTGYGLFQGLSSHDGGFQTQPGTNQLSSAPASTVTQQVTDSATTGGSSSFSIPSSPSGSQSSTGYGLFQGLVSQFGSSQTQQGTNQLSSAPASTVTQQSAESGPSISPPVSLSSSLSGSQSPSAYWLSLGLSSPFGGFQTQPGTNQLGSVPASTVTQQVTDSAPTGGSPSGSQSSTGYGLFQGLVSQFGSSQTQPGTNQLSFAPASTVTQQVTDSATTGGSSSFSIPSSPSGSQSPSAYWLSLGLSSPYGGFQTQPGTNQLGSVPASTVTQQVTDSATTGDSPSGSQSSTGYGLFQGLVSQFGSSQTQPGTNQLSSAPALTVTQQVTDSATTGGSPSGSQSPSAYWLSLGLSSPYGGFQTQPGTNQLGSVPASTVTQQVTDSATTGGSSSFSIPSSPSGSQSPSAYWLSLGLSSPYGGFQTQPGTNQLGSVPASTVTQQVTDSATTGDSPSGSQSSTGYGLFQGLVSQFGSSQTQPGTNQLSSAPASTVTQQVTDSATTGGSPSGSQSSTGYGLFQGLVSQFGSSQTQPGTNQLSFAPASTVTQQVTDSATTGGSSSFSIPSSPSGSQSPSAYWLSLGLSSPYGGFQTQPGTNQLGSVPASTVTQQVTDSATTGGSPSGSQSSTGYGLFQGLVSQFGSSQTQPGTNQLSSAPASTVTQQVTDSATTGGSSSFSIPSSPSGSQSPSAYWLSLGLSSPYGGFQTQPGTNQLGSVPASTVTQQVTDSATTGGSPSGSQSPSAYWLSLGLSSPYGGFQTQPGTNQLGSVPASTVTQQVTDSATTGGSPSGSQSSTGYGLFQGLVSQFGSSQTQPGTNQLSFAPASTVTQQVTDSATTGGSSSFSIPSSPSGSQSPSAYWLSLGLSSPYGGFQTQPGTNQLGSVPASTVTQQVTDSATTGGSPSGSQSSTGYGLFQGLVSQFGSSQTQPGTNQLSSAPASTVTQQVTDSATTGGSPSGSQSSTGYGLFQGLVSQFGSSQTQPGTNQLSSAPASTVTQQVTDSATTGGSPSGSQSSTGYGLFQGLVSQFGSSQTQPGTNQLSSAPASTVTQQVTDSATTGGSSSFSIPSSPSGSQSPSAYWLSLGLSSPYGGFQTQPGTNQLSSAPASTVTQQVTDSATTGGSSSFSIPSSPSGSQSSTGYGLFQGLSSPYGGFQTQPGTNQLSSAPASTVTQQVTDSATTGGSPSGSQSSTGYGLFQGLSSHDGGFQTQPGTNQLSSAPASTVTQQVTDSATTGGSSSFSIPSSPSGSQSSTGYGLFQGLVSQFGSSQTQQGTNQLSSAPASTVTQQSAESGPSISPPVSLSSSLSGSQSPSAYWLSLGLSSPFGGFQTQPGTNQLGSVPASTVTQQVTDSATTGGSSSFSISSSPSGSQSSTGYGLFQGLVNQFGSTQTQPGTNQLSSAPASTVTQQSAETGPSISPPVSLSSSLSGSQSSTGYGLFQGLSSHDGGFQTQPGTNQLSSAPASTVTQQVTDSSTTGGSSSFSIPSSPSGSQSPSAYWLSLGLSSPYGGFQTQPGTNQLGSVPASTVTQQVTDSGTTGGSPSGSQSSSGYGLFQGLVSQSGSSQTQPGTNQLSSVPALTVTQQSVESGPSISPPVSLSSSLSGSQSPSAYWLSLGLSSPYGGFQTQQGTNQLSSAPASTVTQQVTGSATTGGSPSGSQSSTGYGLSQQGTNYLGSVTALTSSSASSAFQSQTLSQEQSHNVQQLGTFNQMLPAFWFGHQSCKNNVFSGSSNISKLTSH; encoded by the exons ATGTGGTGCTGCAAAAG GCTCTGGTTACTCTTAATTGCTTTAGTTCACATACTGGATGTAAGGGCACTTGGAG TGTGGAACAGAAGGCCTGCACAGGATTGGTACAGTGTTGATGTAAAGATGGGTCTTGATCAGACTCAAGGAAGCAGTTTCCTTCCTGATGGTGGCCACAACTCCACAGCCAGGAGGGATGAAAGTAAAGCCAATGCTGGAGCTTTGCAAAATAGTGTAGTCTCTCATGCAGGCTTATCTTCATCAGATGCCCTGGGAACTGGATTTTCTGGTCAGTCAGAGAATATATTTAACACCATTCAAGGCTTCCAAACTCAGAATGTTGGTTTGTGTGCTCAATCCACATCTGATCAGGATGTTCCAACCCCTGAGATTCAGACCAGCCATGGGGTTCAATCTTTTGGCATGTCAAACCATCAAGGGCTTCCAAGCCCATGTGGTGGTAGTCAAACAGGCCCTGCCTTTATTGTGACTCAGCAGACCTCAGAAAATGCAATGTCCAGTGGTTCAATGCTTGGTACATCAAGCTTTACCAATGGTTATCAAACCCAAGGCTTGACTGGCTATGGACTGTTTCAAGGGCTTGTGAGCCAGTTTGGTAGTTCCCagacacagccaggcacaaatcaaCTGAGTTTTGCTCCTGCTTCAACTGTGACCCAGCAGGTAACTGACAGTGCTACAACAGGAGGCTCCTCTAGTTTCAGCATCCCAAGCTCtcctagtggttctcaaagccCCTCTGCCTATTGGCTTTCCCTAGGCCTTTCCAGCCCATATGGTGGTTTCCagacacagccaggcacaaatcaaCTGGGCTCTGTTCCTGCTTCAACTGTGACCCAGCAGGTAACTGACAGTGCTACAACAGGAGGCTCtcctagtggttctcaaagctcAACTGGCTATGGACTGTTTCAAGGACTTGTGAGCCAGTTTGGTAGTTCCCagacacagccaggcacaaatcaactgagttctgctcctgcttcaactgtgacccagcaggtaactgacagtgctacaacaggaggctctcctagtggttctcaaagctcAACTGGTTATGGACTGTTTCAAGGACTTGTGAGCCAGTTTGGTAGTTCCCagacacagccaggcacaaatcaaCTGAGTTCTGCTCCTGCTTCAACTGTGACCCAGCAGGTAACTGACAGTGCTACAACAGGAG gctctcctagtggttctcaaagctcAACTGGTTATGGACTGTTTCAAGGACTTGTGAGCCAGTTTGGTAGTTCCCagacacagccaggcacaaatcaaCTGAGTTCTGCTCCTGCTTCAACTGTGACCCAGCAGGTAACTGACAGTGCTACAACAGGAG GCTCCTCTAGTTTCAGCATCCCAAGCTCtcctagtggttctcaaagccCCTCTGCCTATTGGCTTTCCCTAGGCCTTTCCAGCCCATATGGTGGCTTCCagacacagccaggcacaaatcaactgagttttgctcctgcttcaactgtgacccagcaggtaactgacagtgctacaacaggaggctctcctagtggttctcaaagccCCTCTGCCTATTGGCTTTCCCTAGGCCTTTCCAGCCCTTATGGTGGTTTCCagacacagccag gcacaaatcaaCTGAGTTCTGCTCCTGCTTCAACTGTGACCCAGCAGGTAACTGACAGTGCTACAACAGGAG GCTCtcctagtggttctcaaagctcAACTGGTTATGGACTGTTTCAAGGACTTGTGAGCCAGTTTGGTAGTTCCCagacacagccaggcacaaatcaactgagttctgctcctgcttcaactgtgacccagcaggtaactgacagtgctacaacaggag GCTCCTCTAGTTTCAGCATCCCAAGCTCtcctagtggttctcaaagccCCTCTGCCTATTGGCTTTCCCTAGGCCTTTCCAGCCCTTATGTTGGTTTCCAGACACAGCCAGGAACAAATCAACTGGGCTCTGTTCCTGCTTCAACTGTGACCCAGCAGGTAACTGACAGTGCTCCAACAGGAGGCTCtcctagtggttctcaaagctcAACTGGCTATGGACTGTTTCAAGGACTTGTGAGCCAGTTTGGTAGTTCCCagacacagccaggcacaaatcaaCTGAGTTCTGCTCCTGCTTTAACTGTGACCCAACAGTCTGCTGAGACTGGACCATCCATTAGCCCTCCTGTTTCAGTGTCCTCCAGTTTGAGTGGTTCTCAAAGCCCCTCTGCCTATTGGCTTTCCCTAGGCCTTTCCAGCCCATATGGTGGTTTCCagacacagccaggcacaaatcaaCTGGCCTCTGTTCCTGCTTCAACTGTGACCCAGCAGGTAACTGACAGTGCTACAACAGGAGGCTCCTCTAGTTTCAGCATCTCCAGCTCtcctagtggttctcaaagctcAACTGGCTATGGACTGTTTCAAGGACTTGTGAACCAGTTTGGTAGTACCCagacacagccaggcacaaatcaaCTGAGTTCTGCTCCTGCTTCAACTGTGACCCAACAGTCTGCTGAGACTGGACCATCCATTAGCCCTCCTGTTTCATTGTCCTCCAGTTTGAGTGGTTCTCACAGCCCCTCTGCCTATTGGCTTTCCCTAGGCCTTTCCAGCCCATATGGTGGTTTCCagacacagccaggcacaaatcaactgagttctgctcctgcttcaactgtgacccagcaggtaactgacagtgctacaacaggaggctctcctagtggttctcaaagctcAACTGGCTATGGACTGTTTCAAGGACTTTCCAGCCATGATGGTGGTTTCCagacacagccaggcacaaatcaaCTGAGTTCTGCTCCTGCTTCAACTGTGACCCAGCAGGTAACTGACAGTGCTACAACAGGAGGCTCCTCTAGTTTCAGCATCCCAAGCTCtcctagtggttctcaaagctcAACTGGCTATGGACTGTTTCAAGGACTTGTGAGCCAGTTTGGTAGTTCCCAGACACAGCAAGGCACAAATCAACTGAGTTCTGCTCCTGCTTCAACTGTAACCCAACAGTCTGCTGAGAGTGGACCATCCATTAGCCCTCCTGTTTCATTGTCCTCCAGTTTGAGTGGGTCTCAAAGCCCCTCTGCCTATTGGCTTTCCCTAGGCCTTTCCAGCCCATTTGGTGGTTTCCAGACACAGCCAGGAACAAATCAACTGGGCTCTGTTCCTGCTTCAACTGTGACCCAGCAGGTAACTGACAGTGCTCCAACAGGAGGCTCtcctagtggttctcaaagctcAACTGGCTATGGACTGTTTCAAGGACTTGTGAGCCAGTTTGGTAGTTCCCagacacagccaggcacaaatcaaCTGAGTTTTGCTCCTGCTTCAACTGTGACCCAGCAGGTAACTGACAGTGCTACAACAGGAGGCTCCTCTAGTTTCAGCATCCCAA gctctcctagtggttctcaaagccCCTCTGCCTATTGGCTTTCCCTAGGCCTTTCCAGCCCTTATGGTGGTTTCCagacacagccaggcacaaatcaaCTGGGCTCTGTTCCTGCTTCAACTGTGACCCAGCAGGTAACTGACAGTGCTACAACAGGAGACTCtcctagtggttctcaaagctcAACTGGCTATGGACTGTTTCAAGGACTTGTGAGCCAGTTTGGTAGTTCCCagacacagccaggcacaaatcaactgagttctgctcctgctttaactgtgacccagcaggtaactgacagtgctacaacaggaggctctcctagtggttctcaaagccCCTCTGCCTATTGGCTTTCCCTAGGCCTTTCCAGCCCTTATGGTGGTTTCCagacacagccaggcacaaatcaaCTGGGCTCTGTTCCTGCTTCAACTGTGACCCAGCAGGTAACTGACAGTGCTACAACAGGAG GCTCCTCTAGTTTCAGCATCCCAA gctctcctagtggttctcaaagccCCTCTGCCTATTGGCTTTCCCTAGGCCTTTCCAGCCCTTATGGTGGTTTCCagacacagccaggcacaaatcaaCTGGGCTCTGTTCCTGCTTCAACTGTGACCCAGCAGGTAACTGACAGTGCTACAACAGGAGACTCtcctagtggttctcaaagctcAACTGGCTATGGACTGTTTCAAGGACTTGTGAGCCAGTTTGGTAGTTCCCagacacagccag gcacaaatcaactgagttctgctcctgcttcaactgtgacccagcaggtaactgacagtgctacaacaggaggctctcctagtggttctcaaagctcAACTGGTTATGGACTGTTTCAAGGACTTGTGAGCCAGTTTGGTAGTTCCCagacacagccaggcacaaatcaaCTGAGTTTTGCTCCTGCTTCAACTGTGACCCAGCAGGTAACTGACAGTGCTACAACAGGAGGCTCCTCTAGTTTCAGCATCCCAAGCTCtcctagtggttctcaaagccCCTCTGCCTATTGGCTTTCCCTAGGCCTTTCCAGCCCATATGGTGGTTTCCagacacagccaggcacaaatcaaCTGGGCTCTGTTCCTGCTTCAACTGTGACCCAGCAGGTAACTGACAGTGCTACAACAGGAGGCTCtcctagtggttctcaaagctcAACTGGCTATGGACTGTTTCAAGGACTTGTGAGCCAGTTTGGTAGTTCCCagacacagccaggcacaaatcaactgagttctgctcctgcttcaactgtgacccagcaggtaactgacagtgctacaacaggag GCTCCTCTAGTTTCAGCATCCCAAGCTCtcctagtggttctcaaagccCCTCTGCCTATTGGCTTTCCCTAGGCCTTTCCAGCCCATATGGTGGTTTCCagacacagccaggcacaaatcaaCTGGGCTCTGTTCCTGCTTCAACTGTGACCCAGCAGGTAACTGACAGTGCTACAACAGGAG gctctcctagtggttctcaaagccCCTCTGCCTATTGGCTTTCCCTAGGCCTTTCCAGCCCTTATGGTGGTTTCCagacacagccaggcacaaatcaaCTGGGCTCTGTTCCTGCTTCAACTGTGACCCAGCAGGTAACTGACAGTGCTACAACAGGAGGCTCtcctagtggttctcaaagctcAACTGGCTATGGACTGTTTCAAGGACTTGTGAGCCAGTTTGGTAGTTCCCagacacagccaggcacaaatcaaCTGAGTTTTGCTCCTGCTTCAACTGTGACCCAGCAGGTAACTGACAGTGCTACAACAGGAGGCTCCTCTAGTTTCAGCATCCCAAGCTCtcctagtggttctcaaagccCCTCTGCCTATTGGCTTTCCCTAGGCCTTTCCAGCCCATATGGTGGTTTCCagacacagccaggcacaaatcaaCTGGGCTCTGTTCCTGCTTCAACTGTGACCCAGCAGGTAACTGACAGTGCTACAACAGGAGGCTCtcctagtggttctcaaagctcAACTGGCTATGGACTGTTTCAAGGACTTGTGAGCCAGTTTGGTAGTTCCCagacacagccaggcacaaatcaactgagttctgctcctgcttcaactgtgacccagcaggtaactgacagtgctacaacaggaggctctcctagtggttctcaaagctcAACTGGTTATGGACTGTTTCAAGGACTTGTGAGCCAGTTTGGTAGTTCCCagacacagccaggcacaaatcaaCTGAGTTCTGCTCCTGCTTCAACTGTGACCCAGCAGGTAACTGACAGTGCTACAACAGGAG GCTCtcctagtggttctcaaagctcAACTGGTTATGGACTGTTTCAAGGACTTGTGAGCCAGTTTGGTAGTTCCCagacacagccaggcacaaatcaactgagttctgctcctgcttcaactgtgacccagcaggtaactgacagtgctacaacaggag GCTCCTCTAGTTTCAGCATCCCAAGCTCtcctagtggttctcaaagccCCTCTGCCTATTGGCTTTCCCTAG GCCTTTCCAGCCCATATGGTGGTTTCCagacacagccaggcacaaatcaaCTGAGTTCTGCTCCTGCTTCAACTGTGACCCAGCAGGTAACTGACAGTGCTACAACAGGAGGCTCCTCTAGTTTCAGCATCCCAAGCTCtcctagtg GTTCTCAAAGCTCAACTGGCTATGGACTGTTTCAAGGACTTTCCAGCCCATATGGTGGTTTCCagacacagccaggcacaaatcaactgagttctgctcctgcttcaactgtgacccagcaggtaactgacagtgctacaacaggaggctctcctagtggttctcaaagctcAACTGGCTATGGACTGTTTCAAGGACTTTCCAGCCATGATGGTGGTTTCCagacacagccaggcacaaatcaaCTGAGTTCTGCTCCTGCTTCAACTGTGACCCAGCAGGTAACTGACAGTGCTACAACAGGAG GCTCCTCTAGTTTCAGCATCCCAAGCTCtcctagtggttctcaaagctcAACTGGCTATGGACTGTTTCAAGGACTTGTGAGCCAGTTTGGTAGTTCCCAGACACAGCAAGGCACAAATCAACTGAGTTCTGCTCCTGCTTCAACTGTAACCCAACAGTCTGCTGAGAGTGGACCATCCATTAGCCCTCCTGTTTCATTGTCCTCCAGTTTGAGTGGGTCTCAAAGCCCCTCTGCCTATTGGCTTTCCCTAGGCCTTTCCAGCCCATTTGGTGGTTTCCAGACACAGCCAGGAACAAATCAACTGGGCTCTGTTCCTGCTTCAACTGTGACCCAGCAGGTAACTGACAGTGCTACAACAGGAG GCTCCTCTAGTTTCAGCATCTCCAGCTCtcctagtggttctcaaagctcAACTGGCTATGGACTGTTTCAAGGACTTGTGAACCAGTTTGGTAGTACCCagacacagccaggcacaaatcaaCTGAGTTCTGCTCCTGCTTCAACTGTGACCCAACAGTCTGCTGAGACTGGACCATCCATTAGCCCTCCTGTTTCATTGTCCTCCAGTTTGAGTGGTTCTCAAAGCTCAACTGGCTATGGACTGTTTCAAGGACTTTCCAGCCATGATGGTGGTTTCCagacacagccaggcacaaatcaaCTGAGTTCTGCTCCTGCTTCAACTGTGACCCAGCAGGTAACTGACAGTTCTACAACAGGTGGGTCCTCTAGTTTCAGCATCCCAAGCTCtcctagtggttctcaaagccCCTCTGCCTATTGGCTTTCCCTAGGCCTTTCCAGCCCATATGGTGGTTTCCagacacagccaggcacaaatcaaCTGGGCTCTGTTCCTGCTTCAACTGTAACCCAGCAGGTAACTGACAGTGGTACAACAGGAGGCTCtcctagtggttctcaaagctcATCTGGCTATGGACTGTTTCAAGGACTTGTGAGCCAGTCTGGTAGTTCCCagacacagccaggcacaaatcaaCTGAGTTCTGTTCCTGCTTTAACTGTGACCCAACAGTCTGTTGAGAGTGGACCATCCATTAGCCCTCCTGTTTCATTGTCCTCCAGTTTGAGTGGTTCTCAAAGCCCCTCTGCCTATTGGCTTTCCCTAGGCCTTTCCAGCCCATATGGTGGTTTCCAGACACAGCAAGGCACAAATCAACTGAGTTCTGCTCCTGCTTCAACTGTGACCCAGCAGGTAACTGGCAGTGCTACAACAGGAGGCTCtcctagtggttctcaaagctcAACTGGCTATGGACTGTCACAGCAAGGCACAAATTATTTGGGCTCTGTTACTGCTTTAACTAGTAGCTCTGCTTCCAGTGCATTTCAAAGCCAAACTTTGTCTCAAGAACAGAGCCATAATGTACAGCAACTTGGGACCTTCAATCAGATGCTTCCTGCTTTTTGGTTTGGCCACCAGTCTTGTAAAAATAACGTGTTCAGTGGTTCTTCCAATATTTCCAAGCTTACCTCACATTAA